Proteins from a single region of Desulfatibacillum aliphaticivorans DSM 15576:
- a CDS encoding MFS transporter — MPGKDNLIKPRTILSLHYFLYFGVFGIVLPYFNLYLDHLGFDGIRIGVIAGIRSAAVVVMPLLWGVLADRSGKRKAIFVLCNVCSAALFSLYFLSTEFLPVLAITVVYSLFYAPIISFIEAFSMEILGPKRNQYGRVRVWGTIAFVAMALVMGKVVETFGVSVILGLILAGAAVQALISALMPEAPAPSAPQERINALGYFFSKPVVIFQVCAFLMLASHGTYYGFFSIHLEKAGYSSTFIGFAWALASAAEMGVMINSGRILGRFHPRRLLFFSLCIAAMRWGLTAWTLSPVALCMVQVLHAFTYGSFHIASIVYIEQLIPPQARTAGQAVNNSMTYGLGMMAGLFLSGYLFERLGGGMAFAASGAMALLGAILFAAYGRAPSGRKTSP; from the coding sequence ATGCCAGGGAAAGACAACCTTATTAAGCCCAGGACCATCCTGTCGCTCCATTATTTTTTGTATTTTGGAGTCTTCGGGATTGTGCTGCCCTATTTCAACCTCTACCTGGACCACCTGGGCTTTGACGGCATCCGGATAGGCGTGATTGCGGGCATTCGCTCCGCCGCAGTGGTGGTCATGCCCCTGTTATGGGGGGTGCTGGCGGACAGAAGCGGCAAAAGAAAGGCCATTTTCGTCCTGTGCAACGTGTGCAGCGCCGCCCTGTTCTCCTTGTATTTTTTGAGCACGGAATTCCTGCCTGTGCTGGCCATAACCGTCGTATATTCCCTGTTTTACGCGCCCATTATTTCGTTCATCGAAGCTTTTTCCATGGAAATTCTGGGGCCGAAAAGGAATCAGTACGGCCGCGTGAGGGTGTGGGGCACCATCGCCTTTGTGGCCATGGCCCTTGTCATGGGCAAGGTGGTGGAGACTTTCGGGGTTTCCGTCATTTTGGGTTTGATCCTGGCCGGCGCGGCTGTACAGGCCCTGATCAGCGCCCTCATGCCCGAAGCTCCCGCTCCTTCCGCTCCCCAGGAACGGATAAACGCCCTGGGCTATTTTTTTTCCAAACCCGTGGTGATTTTCCAGGTTTGCGCCTTCCTGATGCTGGCCAGCCATGGAACCTATTACGGCTTTTTTTCCATCCACCTGGAAAAAGCGGGCTATTCCTCCACCTTCATAGGCTTTGCATGGGCTCTGGCCTCCGCCGCCGAGATGGGAGTCATGATCAACTCGGGCCGGATCCTGGGACGGTTTCATCCCCGGAGGCTTTTGTTTTTCTCCCTGTGCATTGCGGCCATGCGCTGGGGCCTGACCGCCTGGACTTTATCCCCCGTCGCCCTTTGCATGGTGCAGGTTCTGCACGCTTTCACCTACGGCAGCTTTCATATTGCCAGCATCGTATACATCGAGCAGCTTATTCCGCCCCAGGCCAGGACGGCCGGGCAGGCGGTCAACAATTCCATGACTTACGGCCTGGGCATGATGGCCGGATTGTTCCTGAGCGGCTATTTGTTCGAACGCCTTGGCGGGGGCATGGCTTTCGCCGCCAGCGGCGCCATGGCCTTGCTGGGAGCGATTCTGTTTGCAGCGTACGGCAGGGCGCCTTCGGGGCGAAAAACCTCGCCTTAG
- a CDS encoding transglutaminase-like domain-containing protein, which translates to MKNRWTWVAGLAFILIFAALFSIRVGYFDKEVEVPENFLDVERGFQDDSRTFMDILQNGKKIGYVDSSFIKTDDGWLAKETAYMELNALGTVQKTTLTSGAHLNPDMTLRSMGFKMKSDLGSFDAKAWMDGDVLKVETGVGEARQVMEFPMESPPLIDAGLMHLKALRELKPGEKAAYPIFDPATMTNYKVAIKMVGPDSIKILGETIPAKKLEMAFMGQTQTTWISEDGEMLAQEGLMGLRLEKTTRDLAMEETSFEKGDDLFALAAVPVDTPLMSPQKLKMLKVRVTGADHFAEKLNQGRQTFEDGVLTVKVEPLPDPGLEVPYTGDPAFLGSDSFIQSNHPEVVELAHKIVNENDAPQEKVRKIIQWGYEELEKTPVLSMPQALETLRTRKGDCGEHAMLMAALARAVGVPAQVNMGLYYVDGVFGFHAWNSFYVNGQWITGDATVGQFPVDAAHLQFAQGGYDVQLEVAGLIGRLTIEVLEQKK; encoded by the coding sequence ATGAAAAATCGTTGGACGTGGGTCGCCGGATTGGCTTTCATTCTGATTTTTGCGGCGCTTTTTTCCATTCGAGTAGGCTATTTTGACAAAGAGGTCGAGGTTCCTGAAAATTTCCTGGACGTGGAGCGCGGATTTCAGGACGACTCCCGGACCTTTATGGACATCCTGCAGAACGGCAAAAAGATCGGGTATGTGGATTCCTCCTTTATTAAAACCGATGACGGATGGCTTGCCAAGGAGACGGCTTATATGGAGCTCAACGCCCTGGGGACCGTCCAGAAAACCACGTTGACCTCCGGCGCCCACTTGAATCCGGATATGACGTTGCGGTCCATGGGCTTTAAGATGAAATCCGACCTAGGATCTTTTGACGCCAAGGCCTGGATGGACGGGGACGTCCTGAAAGTGGAAACCGGAGTAGGGGAAGCCAGGCAAGTCATGGAATTCCCTATGGAAAGCCCTCCCCTGATCGACGCAGGCCTGATGCACCTTAAAGCCTTGCGGGAACTGAAGCCCGGCGAAAAGGCCGCGTATCCCATCTTCGACCCGGCCACCATGACCAATTACAAGGTGGCAATCAAGATGGTCGGCCCGGACTCCATTAAAATCCTGGGGGAAACCATTCCCGCGAAAAAGCTGGAGATGGCCTTTATGGGCCAGACCCAGACCACCTGGATATCCGAAGACGGAGAGATGCTCGCCCAAGAGGGTTTGATGGGCCTCCGGTTGGAGAAAACCACCAGAGACCTGGCCATGGAAGAGACGAGTTTTGAAAAAGGCGACGACCTTTTCGCCCTGGCGGCCGTTCCCGTGGACACGCCTTTGATGTCGCCCCAGAAGCTGAAGATGCTCAAGGTGAGAGTGACGGGCGCCGATCATTTTGCAGAGAAACTGAATCAGGGCCGGCAGACATTTGAGGACGGCGTGTTGACCGTGAAGGTGGAGCCGCTGCCCGATCCCGGCTTGGAAGTTCCCTACACGGGCGATCCGGCCTTTTTAGGCTCGGACTCTTTTATCCAGTCGAACCATCCCGAAGTGGTGGAACTGGCTCATAAAATCGTGAATGAGAATGACGCGCCCCAAGAAAAAGTCCGGAAAATCATCCAGTGGGGATACGAGGAGTTGGAAAAAACGCCGGTCCTGAGCATGCCCCAGGCGCTGGAAACCCTGCGCACCCGCAAGGGGGATTGCGGCGAGCACGCCATGCTAATGGCGGCCCTGGCCCGGGCAGTAGGCGTTCCCGCCCAGGTGAACATGGGCCTGTACTATGTGGACGGCGTATTTGGATTCCATGCCTGGAACTCCTTTTACGTAAACGGACAATGGATTACGGGAGACGCCACGGTGGGGCAGTTCCCGGTGGACGCTGCGCATTTGCAGTTCGCCCAGGGCGGATATGACGTGCAGTTGGAAGTGGCCGGCTTGATCGGCCGTCTGACGATTGAAGTATTGGAGCAAAAAAAATGA
- a CDS encoding ABC transporter ATP-binding protein, whose translation MIELSGLTKRYGRIMAVDNLNLKVEEGEVFGFIGPNGAGKTTTIRMMGGLIAPTSGSVVINGIDMLKDPEQGKQDIGFIPDRPYLYGKLTGMEFLRFTADLYGMNNNGFFDKAESILKTFSLWDWAGELIDSYSHGMRQRLIMSAALIHDPKVLIVDEPMVGLDPRAIRLVKDMIKRLAREGMTVFVSTHTLEVAQDICHRVGVIHKGKVIATGTTKDLVEQARVDREDLEAVFLRLTEEAS comes from the coding sequence ATGATTGAACTTTCCGGCCTGACGAAAAGATACGGCAGGATCATGGCCGTCGATAATCTGAATTTGAAAGTCGAGGAAGGCGAGGTTTTCGGATTTATCGGCCCCAACGGCGCCGGCAAGACCACGACCATCCGCATGATGGGCGGTTTGATTGCGCCCACCTCGGGAAGCGTTGTGATCAACGGAATCGACATGCTCAAAGACCCCGAACAGGGCAAGCAGGACATCGGCTTTATCCCGGACCGGCCTTATCTTTACGGCAAGTTGACGGGCATGGAGTTTTTGCGTTTTACGGCGGACCTCTACGGCATGAACAATAACGGCTTTTTCGACAAGGCCGAAAGCATCCTCAAAACCTTTTCCCTTTGGGACTGGGCAGGGGAATTGATTGACTCCTACTCCCACGGCATGCGCCAGCGTCTGATCATGAGCGCGGCCCTGATACACGACCCCAAAGTGCTGATTGTGGACGAACCCATGGTGGGGCTGGACCCCCGGGCCATCCGTCTGGTCAAGGATATGATCAAGCGGCTTGCAAGGGAAGGCATGACGGTTTTCGTCTCCACCCACACTCTGGAAGTGGCCCAGGACATATGCCACCGCGTGGGGGTGATCCATAAAGGCAAGGTGATAGCCACGGGTACGACCAAGGATTTGGTGGAGCAGGCCAGGGTGGACAGGGAGGACCTGGAGGCCGTATTCCTGCGCCTGACCGAGGAGGCCTCCTGA
- a CDS encoding putative ABC transporter permease subunit, producing the protein MFKTATLIRPRVIGLKRYNELDDGKGSKYRALLFALFGLAFWLGIFYIFFRILTYFQGVEEFGDILAEKLLSMVFLTFFALLLFSSIIASLSKLYLSRDLHLVFSYPVDHRQIFLARWMEAAFDSSWMVLVYATPAFFSYGIVYQQGALFYLNMILVLIPFCVSASIISTLAVMAVVVALPANRLRGMLIFVGMGLFVGLYFLVRMLRPERLVDPDAAFSVSEYIASLQTPAADWLPSTWAFDSMTAVIHGNYGEALFHNATAYSAAGGLVFIAFLFSGLVYFKGVTKAQITRTGKQIEPERRHYQGRRLFGFLKGPKRAIMTKEIKIFMRDSTQWSQIFLVAALVAIYLYNFKVLPLEKAPIKTVYLQNLFSFLNMALAAFVLTSIAARFAFPAVSQEKSAFWILQSAPVSLKTVLWIKFAVYVVPLTIMSQVLIIATNILLHVTPFMMWMSSLTLLFMAPGIVSLAVGLGAAYPDFQSENPAQTVTSYGGLLFMILSALFTGLVVILESGPVYSVVYAGLRGKAVSDAAWTWTAISFGLVLVLCAATIVLPMRYGGKKLAAR; encoded by the coding sequence ATGTTCAAGACCGCAACCTTGATTCGGCCCAGGGTAATCGGCCTGAAACGGTATAACGAACTTGATGACGGCAAGGGCAGCAAGTATCGGGCGTTGTTGTTTGCGCTTTTCGGGCTGGCGTTCTGGTTAGGGATTTTTTATATTTTTTTTCGCATCCTCACGTACTTCCAGGGGGTTGAGGAATTTGGAGACATCTTGGCGGAAAAGCTGCTGTCCATGGTGTTCCTCACCTTTTTCGCCCTGCTGTTGTTCAGTTCCATCATAGCCTCCTTGTCCAAGCTGTATCTCAGCCGGGACCTGCATCTGGTTTTCAGCTATCCGGTGGACCATAGGCAGATCTTCCTGGCGCGATGGATGGAAGCCGCGTTCGACTCCTCCTGGATGGTGCTGGTTTACGCCACGCCGGCCTTTTTTTCGTATGGAATCGTATACCAACAGGGCGCCCTGTTTTACCTGAACATGATCCTGGTCCTGATTCCCTTTTGCGTGTCCGCGTCCATTATCTCCACCCTGGCGGTAATGGCTGTGGTTGTGGCCCTGCCGGCCAACCGGCTGAGGGGCATGCTGATATTTGTCGGCATGGGGCTTTTTGTGGGCCTGTATTTTCTTGTTCGCATGCTCAGGCCGGAGCGGCTGGTGGACCCTGACGCGGCTTTTTCCGTGTCCGAGTATATAGCCAGCTTGCAGACGCCTGCGGCGGACTGGCTGCCTTCCACGTGGGCTTTCGACTCCATGACCGCTGTGATTCACGGGAATTACGGCGAGGCCCTGTTTCATAACGCCACGGCGTACAGCGCGGCCGGCGGCCTTGTTTTTATCGCCTTTCTTTTTTCCGGGCTGGTCTATTTTAAGGGGGTTACCAAAGCCCAGATCACCCGCACAGGCAAGCAAATCGAGCCGGAAAGGCGGCATTACCAGGGTCGGAGGCTGTTTGGCTTTTTAAAGGGCCCCAAACGGGCCATTATGACCAAAGAAATCAAAATTTTCATGCGGGACTCCACCCAGTGGTCCCAAATTTTCCTGGTCGCTGCGCTGGTAGCCATCTACCTGTATAATTTTAAGGTGCTGCCGTTGGAAAAGGCGCCCATTAAAACAGTGTACCTGCAAAACCTTTTTTCGTTTCTGAACATGGCCCTGGCGGCTTTTGTGCTTACGTCCATTGCGGCCCGGTTCGCCTTTCCCGCCGTGTCGCAGGAAAAAAGCGCCTTTTGGATACTGCAAAGCGCCCCGGTTTCCCTTAAAACAGTGCTTTGGATCAAATTCGCCGTTTATGTGGTTCCTTTGACGATCATGTCTCAGGTGCTGATTATAGCCACGAATATTTTGCTGCACGTCACGCCCTTCATGATGTGGATGTCATCGTTGACTTTGCTGTTCATGGCGCCGGGCATTGTCTCTCTGGCCGTGGGGTTGGGCGCGGCTTATCCCGATTTTCAGTCGGAGAATCCGGCCCAGACGGTCACCAGCTACGGTGGGCTTTTATTCATGATTCTCAGCGCCTTATTCACGGGGCTGGTGGTTATTTTGGAGTCCGGTCCGGTGTATTCCGTGGTGTACGCCGGGTTGCGCGGAAAGGCTGTTTCGGACGCCGCCTGGACCTGGACGGCGATCTCTTTCGGCCTTGTCCTGGTTCTTTGTGCCGCGACTATAGTTCTACCCATGCGATACGGAGGAAAAAAGCTGGCGGCGCGTTAG
- a CDS encoding HU family DNA-binding protein has protein sequence MNKADLIEEVAKVLGTKKDAQAAVDCVFATISEALKKDDAVTLVGFGTFKVDKRQARKGRNPRTGEALDIPARNVPKFNPGKALKDAVN, from the coding sequence ATGAACAAAGCAGACCTGATCGAAGAAGTAGCCAAGGTTTTAGGAACCAAAAAAGACGCCCAAGCCGCAGTGGATTGCGTATTCGCCACCATTTCGGAAGCCCTGAAAAAGGACGACGCCGTGACTTTGGTCGGCTTCGGAACCTTTAAAGTGGACAAAAGGCAGGCCCGCAAAGGCCGCAACCCCAGGACCGGCGAGGCCTTGGACATTCCCGCACGCAACGTGCCCAAGTTCAATCCCGGCAAAGCTCTTAAAGACGCAGTCAACTAA
- a CDS encoding DUF1566 domain-containing protein has protein sequence MRPFALLTIIFLAAGAALASAQGDVVKNDPRFTLYESRVVLDSKTGLEWWPAPDIDANWHDAKRWAHYAAQFNGGWRMPTIKELETLYEEGLGDHNISPLIQITEYTVWASEYKGEKSAWCFSYDTGQASWSARHRSPLKRAIAVRTLKRPQRN, from the coding sequence ATGAGGCCGTTTGCGCTTCTCACGATCATTTTCCTTGCAGCAGGCGCGGCTTTGGCTTCGGCCCAAGGCGATGTTGTAAAAAATGATCCCAGATTCACCCTGTACGAAAGCAGGGTCGTTTTAGACTCCAAAACCGGCCTGGAATGGTGGCCGGCGCCGGATATTGACGCCAACTGGCACGACGCCAAACGCTGGGCTCATTACGCGGCCCAGTTCAACGGCGGCTGGCGCATGCCCACCATCAAGGAACTGGAAACGCTTTACGAAGAAGGACTAGGCGATCACAACATCAGCCCCTTGATCCAAATCACCGAATACACCGTCTGGGCCTCCGAGTATAAGGGCGAAAAGTCCGCCTGGTGCTTCTCCTATGACACGGGGCAGGCCTCCTGGTCCGCCCGGCACAGAAGCCCCCTAAAACGCGCCATAGCCGTCCGTACGCTCAAACGGCCGCAACGCAATTAA
- a CDS encoding YkgJ family cysteine cluster protein, with the protein MSQDTPKAQLEPLQLTINSRFQFRCGPDLECFTKCCRGIDIVLTPYDIIRMKKRLDLDSEQFLAIYTRPELLEKTDLPVPVLRMLEDEEGQEDNPPCPFVREEGCIIYEDRPAACRYYPLGHATMRPKEGDATEEFFFFVKEPHCKGFEVEKEWSVAEWRKDQGVEAHDEINEGWNELVVRKRSFPPNIKITEPAKKMFYMACYNLDQFRRFVFESTFLTLHPLDEKTIEAIKTDDVALLKVGTEWLKGALFAQGSMKVSEDQAQKRVFNK; encoded by the coding sequence ATGAGCCAAGATACCCCAAAAGCCCAACTGGAGCCTTTGCAGCTTACCATAAACAGCCGGTTTCAATTCCGTTGCGGACCGGACCTGGAATGCTTTACCAAATGCTGCAGGGGCATTGATATTGTCCTGACCCCTTATGACATTATCCGCATGAAAAAACGCCTGGACCTGGATTCCGAGCAGTTTTTGGCCATCTACACCCGGCCGGAACTTCTGGAAAAGACCGACCTGCCGGTGCCAGTGCTTAGAATGCTGGAAGATGAAGAAGGCCAGGAAGACAACCCGCCTTGCCCCTTTGTCCGGGAAGAAGGCTGCATCATCTACGAAGACCGCCCGGCTGCATGCCGGTACTACCCCCTGGGGCACGCCACCATGCGGCCCAAGGAAGGGGATGCAACCGAGGAATTCTTCTTTTTCGTCAAGGAGCCCCATTGCAAGGGCTTTGAAGTGGAAAAAGAATGGTCCGTCGCGGAATGGCGCAAAGACCAGGGCGTGGAAGCGCACGATGAGATCAACGAAGGCTGGAACGAGCTGGTTGTCCGCAAACGCTCGTTTCCGCCCAATATCAAGATCACCGAGCCCGCCAAGAAGATGTTTTACATGGCCTGCTACAACCTGGATCAATTCCGCAGGTTTGTGTTTGAAAGCACCTTCCTCACCCTCCATCCTCTGGACGAGAAAACCATAGAGGCTATCAAAACGGACGATGTGGCCCTGCTTAAGGTGGGGACCGAATGGCTGAAAGGCGCCCTGTTCGCCCAGGGCTCCATGAAAGTCAGCGAGGACCAGGCCCAAAAGCGCGTCTTCAACAAATAA
- a CDS encoding GAF domain-containing hybrid sensor histidine kinase/response regulator: MLYLQYKGIIQVTTWMVLVMAFSLLLILAGFMILSRFFARVSEFSAMVKKAAEGQATVFAYQDSAGELREVAGAFNEVLKKMESANTELSRKVQGLSIMKELLNSVDQCDSMESLMNLLLEKSMRLSGAEIGSVFSYDPHTKNLVLVRYQGPGAPPPPDFPVDETSPVLSQVLKTKKNLVVRDIEEDPRVEKPNNPKYGPPSFISMPVFAGKYFTGVLNLAGKSDNQPFDEEDEQLLSLVVGEMGFALQNTLLQNLYDAQVRESDRHKNLYQEELDIRKRLESERNQLSSQMVHAQKMQAIGTLAGGIAHDFNNLLMAIQGNVSLMLLTSSPHEDSYERLKSIEKQVSSGSKLTGQLLGFARKGRLEWKPIQLNRIVRDSCETFARTRKDVSVTLNLAADLFPVRADQAQMEQVLWNLFINASDAMPEGGGLSLTTCNVTHQDIVGMKKAVKAGKYVHLRLTDTGTGIPPKIMDRIFEPFFTTKEIGKGTGLGLASVYGVVKGHGGYVNATSELGSGTTFRVYLPASDAEAPAAAPPARDPIPGTGSILLVDDEESVLKVGGEMLSSLGYKVYSASSGKQAVNMLKSGLDDIDVLILDLVMPGLSGVATYDLIKEVNPGVKVLLSSGFDQKDASADLLKRGCMGFIQKPFSINFLSEVIHNIMKTEKP, encoded by the coding sequence ATGTTGTATCTGCAATACAAGGGAATCATCCAGGTGACCACCTGGATGGTGCTTGTCATGGCGTTCAGCCTTTTGCTGATTCTCGCCGGGTTCATGATTTTAAGCCGATTCTTCGCCAGAGTTTCCGAATTTTCCGCCATGGTTAAAAAGGCCGCCGAGGGGCAGGCCACGGTCTTCGCCTACCAGGATTCGGCGGGGGAGTTGCGGGAAGTCGCCGGCGCCTTTAACGAAGTGCTTAAAAAAATGGAATCGGCCAACACGGAGTTGTCCCGGAAGGTTCAAGGCCTTTCCATCATGAAGGAACTGCTGAACTCCGTGGATCAATGCGACAGCATGGAAAGCCTCATGAATCTCCTGCTTGAAAAATCCATGCGCCTTTCCGGAGCGGAAATCGGCTCGGTTTTTTCCTACGATCCCCACACAAAAAATCTCGTCCTTGTCCGGTATCAGGGGCCGGGCGCGCCGCCGCCGCCGGATTTTCCCGTGGATGAAACCTCGCCTGTGCTTAGCCAGGTTCTTAAAACCAAAAAGAATCTGGTGGTTCGGGATATCGAGGAAGATCCCCGGGTGGAAAAGCCCAACAATCCCAAGTACGGCCCGCCGTCGTTCATCAGCATGCCGGTTTTCGCAGGCAAGTATTTCACCGGAGTGCTGAATCTGGCCGGGAAATCCGATAATCAGCCCTTTGATGAGGAAGATGAACAATTGTTGAGCCTGGTGGTGGGCGAGATGGGCTTCGCCTTGCAAAACACCCTGCTCCAGAACCTGTACGACGCCCAGGTGCGTGAGTCGGACCGGCACAAGAATCTGTATCAGGAGGAGCTGGATATCCGCAAAAGACTGGAGTCCGAGCGGAACCAATTGTCCAGCCAGATGGTCCATGCGCAGAAAATGCAGGCCATCGGCACCCTGGCCGGGGGGATCGCCCATGACTTCAACAATTTGTTGATGGCGATCCAGGGCAACGTCTCCCTGATGCTGCTCACATCCTCGCCCCATGAAGACAGCTATGAGCGGTTGAAAAGCATTGAGAAACAAGTTTCCAGCGGGTCCAAGCTCACCGGGCAATTGTTGGGGTTCGCCCGGAAAGGCCGGCTGGAATGGAAGCCCATCCAGTTGAACCGGATCGTCCGGGATTCCTGTGAAACATTCGCCAGAACCAGGAAGGACGTCTCCGTCACCCTGAATCTGGCGGCCGACCTGTTTCCCGTGAGAGCGGATCAGGCGCAGATGGAGCAGGTTTTGTGGAACCTGTTCATCAATGCTTCGGACGCCATGCCTGAGGGCGGAGGCCTTTCCCTGACCACCTGCAACGTGACCCATCAGGATATTGTGGGTATGAAAAAAGCGGTCAAGGCGGGCAAATACGTGCATTTGCGCCTTACGGACACCGGAACCGGCATCCCGCCCAAGATCATGGACCGGATTTTCGAGCCCTTTTTCACCACCAAGGAAATCGGCAAAGGCACCGGGCTGGGCCTGGCATCGGTCTACGGCGTGGTCAAGGGGCACGGCGGCTACGTCAACGCTACTTCCGAACTGGGATCCGGCACCACGTTTCGGGTGTATCTGCCGGCCTCCGACGCCGAAGCCCCGGCGGCGGCGCCTCCGGCCCGTGATCCCATTCCCGGAACCGGCTCCATACTGCTGGTGGACGACGAAGAGTCCGTCCTTAAGGTGGGCGGAGAAATGCTTTCCAGCCTGGGGTATAAGGTTTACTCCGCAAGCTCGGGCAAGCAGGCTGTAAATATGCTCAAATCCGGCCTGGACGACATTGACGTGCTTATACTGGACTTGGTTATGCCCGGCCTGAGCGGCGTGGCCACCTATGATTTGATCAAGGAAGTCAACCCCGGCGTCAAGGTGCTGCTTTCCAGCGGCTTTGACCAAAAGGACGCCTCCGCGGATCTGTTGAAGCGGGGATGCATGGGCTTCATTCAAAAGCCTTTTTCCATCAATTTTCTGTCGGAAGTGATCCACAACATCATGAAAACGGAAAAGCCCTGA
- a CDS encoding FAD-dependent oxidoreductase gives MKDPLFEPITINGMDVKNRIYLPAMHLNMTTDFIPQDRMIAFYAERAKGGAGMIAVGYSTVNELAGNPGCLGAHSDDFIPGLKRLSGAIRENGARAILQLNHAGRYNHSMLLGGKQPVAPSAVPSRLTRETPREMEFGEIKQTVKDFASAALRGVEAGYNGVEILAGTGYLISEFLSKVTNQRSDEYGGAFENRMRFGLEVARAVKAAVGPDYPLMFRINGNEFMPGGLRRDQLILFARRLVEQGVDGLCVNVGWHEARVPQILAEVPRGAFAYLSRGIKESVDVPVIASHRINDPETARNMLSDSMCDMVAMGRALIADPYLPEKARTGKDGDIVHCIACAQGCFDHVAALAPVECLCNPQAGYEESRCLQPAAAPKKILVVGGGPAGLAAATAAARRGHQVSLYEQSGVLGGQLLLAGAPPGREEFIELAADLARQAEIHGVNTYLETPVDQALIEQEAPDEVIIASGATPMPLPIEGIEEADVVQAWDVLAGKARTGRRVVIVGGGAVGIETALFLAEKGTLSPEVLKFLLVHKAEPVEDLYDLATKGTKQVIVLEMEDAVGRDFGKSTRWAMMEDVKTAGIQLRTQTKALAVTENGLKVQTPDGKKDIAADTIVLAAGSQRHNPLGVWLEEKGVPFKVVGDAKAIGRAMEAIHQGFLAGAEV, from the coding sequence ATGAAAGACCCTTTGTTTGAGCCTATTACCATTAACGGCATGGACGTGAAAAACAGGATCTACCTTCCGGCCATGCACCTGAATATGACGACTGATTTCATCCCCCAGGACCGGATGATCGCCTTTTATGCGGAAAGGGCCAAAGGCGGCGCCGGCATGATCGCCGTGGGGTATTCCACGGTCAATGAACTGGCGGGAAACCCCGGCTGTCTGGGCGCCCACTCCGACGACTTCATCCCGGGCCTGAAAAGACTTTCCGGCGCCATCCGGGAAAACGGCGCCAGGGCCATCCTGCAGCTTAACCACGCAGGCAGGTACAATCACTCCATGCTCTTGGGCGGCAAACAGCCCGTGGCGCCCTCGGCCGTGCCCTCTCGCCTGACCAGGGAAACGCCCCGGGAAATGGAGTTCGGCGAGATTAAACAGACGGTCAAGGACTTTGCGTCGGCGGCGTTGCGCGGCGTGGAGGCCGGATACAACGGCGTGGAAATCCTGGCTGGCACCGGCTATTTGATCAGCGAGTTTCTTTCCAAAGTCACGAACCAGCGCTCCGACGAATACGGCGGCGCCTTTGAAAACCGCATGCGCTTCGGCCTGGAAGTGGCCCGGGCCGTCAAAGCCGCCGTGGGACCGGACTATCCCCTGATGTTCCGCATCAACGGCAACGAGTTCATGCCCGGAGGGCTGCGCCGCGACCAATTGATCCTTTTCGCCCGCCGCCTGGTGGAACAAGGCGTAGACGGGCTTTGCGTCAACGTGGGCTGGCACGAAGCCAGGGTGCCGCAAATCCTGGCCGAGGTGCCCAGAGGGGCCTTCGCCTACCTTTCCCGGGGCATCAAGGAATCCGTGGACGTGCCCGTGATCGCCAGCCACCGCATCAACGATCCGGAAACCGCCCGGAACATGCTTTCCGACAGCATGTGCGACATGGTCGCCATGGGCCGCGCCCTCATCGCCGATCCCTATCTGCCGGAGAAGGCCCGTACAGGAAAAGACGGAGATATCGTCCACTGCATCGCCTGCGCCCAGGGATGCTTCGACCACGTGGCGGCCCTGGCCCCAGTGGAATGCCTGTGCAACCCCCAGGCGGGCTACGAAGAATCCCGCTGCCTGCAGCCTGCGGCGGCGCCTAAAAAGATCTTGGTTGTCGGGGGAGGCCCGGCCGGACTTGCGGCGGCAACCGCAGCCGCGCGCCGGGGCCACCAGGTTTCCCTGTACGAACAATCCGGCGTGCTGGGCGGACAGCTTCTTTTGGCCGGCGCGCCTCCAGGACGGGAGGAATTCATCGAACTGGCTGCAGACCTCGCCCGGCAGGCCGAAATCCATGGGGTTAATACTTACCTGGAAACGCCCGTGGATCAGGCCTTGATCGAACAGGAAGCGCCCGATGAAGTCATCATAGCGTCCGGCGCGACGCCCATGCCCCTGCCCATCGAAGGCATTGAAGAGGCGGACGTGGTTCAGGCCTGGGACGTCCTGGCCGGCAAGGCCCGCACCGGCCGCCGGGTGGTCATTGTTGGCGGCGGCGCCGTGGGAATCGAAACCGCCCTCTTCCTGGCGGAAAAAGGAACCTTGTCGCCGGAAGTGCTCAAGTTCCTCCTGGTGCACAAGGCTGAACCCGTGGAAGACCTCTACGACCTGGCCACCAAGGGAACCAAGCAGGTCATTGTCCTGGAGATGGAGGACGCCGTGGGCAGAGACTTCGGCAAATCCACCCGGTGGGCCATGATGGAGGACGTGAAGACCGCGGGCATCCAGCTTCGCACCCAGACAAAAGCCCTGGCCGTCACGGAAAACGGGCTTAAGGTGCAAACTCCGGACGGAAAAAAGGACATCGCCGCCGACACCATCGTGCTGGCTGCCGGATCGCAACGCCATAACCCGCTCGGCGTCTGGCTGGAGGAAAAAGGCGTTCCCTTTAAGGTGGTGGGCGACGCCAAGGCCATCGGCCGGGCCATGGAAGCCATCCACCAGGGATTTTTGGCCGGAGCGGAGGTGTAA